A DNA window from Paenibacillus andongensis contains the following coding sequences:
- a CDS encoding patatin-like phospholipase family protein, which translates to MKINGVFEGGGVKGIALAGGVSAAMKQGHVFNEVAGTSSGAIVAALLAAGYTGEDMKEMILRAPFRSFMQRSPIFNTKIIGPAARLFIKKGLYSGEALEDWVNQQLAAKGIRTFGDLRHNQLRVIASDITQGKLLILPNDIAQYGIDPRKFSIAKAVRMSTSIPYFFDPVMIRRKIKSSAKAAPFAEQFYYIVDGGLLSNYPLWVFDQETDREDIIPVIGFQLVGKSDMPTRKIKGPITMLEALFGTMLSAHDERYIEQKNRFRTVKIPTLGVGNTQFNLSKELSMSLYDSGFKASNDYFNNWSAESYEQNYEKLVLRRP; encoded by the coding sequence TTGAAGATCAATGGCGTGTTTGAAGGCGGAGGCGTAAAGGGGATTGCACTGGCCGGTGGAGTAAGCGCGGCGATGAAGCAGGGGCATGTCTTCAATGAAGTCGCAGGTACAAGCTCAGGGGCCATTGTCGCGGCTCTTTTGGCCGCAGGTTATACAGGAGAAGACATGAAAGAAATGATCCTGAGAGCACCTTTCAGGTCGTTTATGCAGCGCTCCCCAATTTTTAATACGAAAATTATTGGTCCAGCCGCACGTCTGTTCATCAAAAAGGGCTTGTACTCCGGAGAAGCGTTGGAGGATTGGGTAAATCAGCAATTAGCAGCGAAAGGAATCCGTACATTCGGTGACTTAAGACATAATCAGCTGCGCGTTATTGCATCCGATATTACACAAGGTAAGCTTTTGATCTTACCTAATGATATCGCGCAATATGGGATCGATCCTCGCAAATTCTCTATCGCCAAAGCCGTGCGAATGAGCACAAGCATTCCTTATTTCTTCGATCCTGTGATGATCCGGCGTAAAATAAAAAGCTCTGCAAAGGCAGCGCCATTCGCAGAGCAATTTTATTATATTGTGGACGGCGGCTTGTTAAGCAACTATCCACTTTGGGTGTTCGATCAGGAAACGGATCGCGAGGATATCATCCCTGTTATTGGGTTCCAATTAGTCGGTAAGAGCGATATGCCCACTCGTAAAATTAAAGGACCGATAACCATGCTGGAAGCGTTATTCGGAACGATGTTGAGCGCTCATGATGAGCGCTACATTGAGCAAAAGAATCGTTTCCGAACGGTCAAAATTCCTACGTTAGGTGTTGGAAATACGCAGTTTAACTTATCGAAGGAACTCAGCATGTCTTTATACGACTCAGGCTTTAAAGCTTCCAATGATTACTTCAATAATTGGTCCGCTGAATCCTATGAACAAAATTATGAGAAGTTAGTATTGCGACGCCCATAA
- the mntR gene encoding transcriptional regulator MntR yields the protein MATPSMEDYLERIYKLIDEKGYARVSDIAEGLEVHPSSVTKMIQKLDKDNYLIYEKYRGLMLTPKGKKMGKRLVERHQLLENFLTTIGVQEDNIYKDVEGIEHHLSWDSITCIETLLEYFRREPNRMDDLMNVRKELEAES from the coding sequence ATGGCAACGCCAAGCATGGAAGATTATTTGGAGAGAATATACAAGCTTATTGACGAGAAAGGTTACGCTCGTGTCTCCGACATTGCTGAAGGGCTTGAGGTGCACCCCTCTTCTGTAACTAAAATGATTCAAAAGCTGGATAAAGATAATTACTTGATCTATGAAAAATATCGCGGACTCATGTTAACGCCCAAAGGGAAGAAAATGGGGAAACGTTTAGTGGAGCGTCATCAACTTCTAGAAAATTTCTTAACGACTATTGGTGTCCAAGAGGACAATATATATAAGGATGTAGAAGGAATTGAGCATCATCTAAGCTGGGATTCCATTACTTGTATTGAAACGTTATTAGAATATTTTCGAAGAGAACCGAACCGGATGGATGATCTAATGAATGTACGTAAAGAATTAGAAGCTGAAAGCTAG
- a CDS encoding YqhR family membrane protein produces MKRDKKEGKLLTNRWLFVLYIGFFAGFIWGAIKIVEYYLKFTKITIGFLVEPFFKHDFLHTWQGTLIGWGFFTVFSIIAAFIYMVSMWKLQGPWWGLGYGALWWAAIYLLIGPLSGMTYWIYNLDLDTVLSDFCLFLLWGMFIGYSISIEYTDVRTRRPIHKT; encoded by the coding sequence ATGAAAAGAGATAAAAAGGAAGGAAAACTTCTAACAAATCGTTGGCTGTTTGTCCTTTACATCGGTTTTTTCGCTGGATTCATATGGGGTGCAATTAAAATTGTCGAGTACTATTTGAAGTTCACGAAAATTACAATCGGTTTTCTTGTGGAGCCTTTTTTCAAACATGATTTTCTGCATACTTGGCAAGGGACACTCATTGGTTGGGGGTTCTTCACAGTATTTTCAATCATTGCAGCGTTCATCTATATGGTCTCAATGTGGAAGCTTCAAGGCCCTTGGTGGGGGCTTGGGTATGGAGCGTTATGGTGGGCTGCAATATACCTGCTCATAGGGCCGTTATCGGGGATGACCTATTGGATTTATAATCTGGATCTAGATACAGTTCTAAGTGATTTTTGTTTGTTCCTATTATGGGGGATGTTTATTGGTTATTCCATTTCCATTGAATACACGGATGTAAGAACAAGACGACCTATACACAAGACATGA
- the aroQ gene encoding type II 3-dehydroquinate dehydratase yields MKKVLVINGPNLNMLGVREPGVYGTLSLSTIIQGLNELAGALSIELESFQSNHEGDIIDKIHEAFGTKDGIVINPGAFTHYSYAIRDALSAVQLPTVEVHISNIHKREEFRHHSVTAPVVIGQISGFGAQSYELGLRALLPHL; encoded by the coding sequence TTGAAAAAGGTTCTAGTCATTAATGGTCCGAACTTAAATATGCTCGGCGTACGTGAACCTGGCGTGTACGGAACGCTTTCGCTTTCAACGATTATTCAAGGTTTGAATGAATTAGCTGGGGCGCTGTCGATCGAGCTGGAGAGCTTTCAATCGAATCATGAAGGCGATATTATTGACAAAATTCATGAAGCGTTCGGCACAAAAGATGGTATTGTGATCAACCCAGGAGCATTCACGCATTATAGTTATGCCATTCGCGATGCACTTTCCGCGGTTCAATTGCCAACTGTAGAGGTTCACATTTCGAATATTCATAAGCGCGAGGAGTTTCGTCATCATTCGGTTACTGCGCCGGTCGTTATCGGTCAAATCAGCGGATTCGGTGCACAAAGCTATGAACTTGGTTTACGAGCATTATTACCTCATCTGTAA
- a CDS encoding DUF1385 domain-containing protein, whose amino-acid sequence MFAGKNVHVTAVRKKDGSLDYLEVPKKVIPWVQTLKKIPFIRGIVGIIESSAKGAQHLNFSAESFAEQEGEDSNSAKKDEKAGFFSNISMILGVAVVGVLSFLFGKFIFTLVPAVIEQFLFQNVFSNQFLHNLIEGIIKIILLVGYIYFISLTPMIRRLFQYHGAEHKVISAYEAGVELTVSNVQKFNTLHYRCGSSFIVFTVLIGVVIYSFLHYDGYVERIVQRLILLPVVIGVSYEVLRFTNSLREVPVLRYLGYPGLWLQLLTTKEPEDSQVEVSIASFNRMREAEQRILEGRV is encoded by the coding sequence ATGTTCGCAGGAAAAAATGTGCATGTAACCGCTGTGCGCAAAAAAGACGGTTCCCTTGATTACTTAGAAGTACCGAAGAAAGTGATTCCTTGGGTTCAAACACTCAAGAAAATTCCGTTTATTCGCGGTATTGTGGGAATCATTGAATCAAGCGCTAAAGGCGCTCAGCATTTGAATTTCTCGGCTGAATCCTTCGCTGAACAAGAAGGCGAGGATAGTAATAGTGCCAAGAAAGATGAAAAAGCAGGCTTCTTTTCTAACATTTCGATGATTCTTGGCGTAGCTGTTGTGGGTGTGCTTTCATTTCTATTCGGGAAATTCATATTCACGCTGGTTCCAGCAGTCATCGAACAGTTTTTGTTCCAAAATGTATTTAGCAATCAATTTCTTCATAATCTTATAGAAGGTATTATTAAGATTATTTTACTTGTCGGATATATTTATTTCATATCTTTGACACCTATGATCCGTAGATTGTTTCAATATCACGGCGCTGAGCACAAGGTCATTAGTGCTTATGAGGCTGGCGTAGAGCTTACAGTAAGTAATGTACAGAAATTCAACACGCTCCATTATCGTTGTGGCAGCAGTTTCATCGTTTTCACCGTATTGATCGGGGTCGTCATTTACTCCTTCCTTCACTATGACGGATATGTCGAACGCATCGTGCAGCGTTTAATATTACTGCCCGTAGTCATCGGTGTTTCTTACGAGGTATTACGTTTCACTAACTCGCTTCGTGAGGTTCCTGTCCTTCGTTACTTAGGTTACCCTGGGCTATGGCTTCAACTGCTTACGACCAAGGAACCTGAAGACAGTCAAGTTGAGGTGTCGATTGCTTCTTTCAACCGCATGCGTGAAGCAGAACAACGAATTTTGGAGGGACGGGTATGA
- the efp gene encoding elongation factor P: MISVNDFKTGLTIVVEHDIFTVLDFQHVKPGKGAAFVRSKLKNLRNGNTVERTFRAGENVGRAHIENREMQYLYAAGDEYTFMDTETFDQISLSHEQLKWELNFLIENMNIKIMSYQGEILGINLPKSVDLKVVETEPSVKGNTSQGALKNAKVETGLNVMVPLFINEGDVLSVDTDDGKYLSRASN, translated from the coding sequence GTGATATCAGTTAATGATTTTAAAACAGGTCTTACGATTGTAGTTGAGCATGACATTTTTACAGTTCTAGATTTCCAACACGTTAAGCCAGGTAAAGGTGCTGCATTCGTGCGCTCCAAGCTAAAAAACCTGCGCAACGGCAACACGGTTGAACGCACATTCCGTGCTGGCGAAAACGTTGGTCGTGCTCACATTGAAAACCGTGAAATGCAGTACCTGTATGCGGCTGGCGACGAGTACACATTCATGGATACAGAAACGTTTGACCAAATCTCTCTTTCCCACGAGCAATTGAAATGGGAATTGAACTTCCTGATCGAAAACATGAACATTAAAATCATGAGTTATCAAGGTGAAATTCTTGGGATTAACCTACCGAAAAGCGTTGATTTGAAAGTAGTCGAAACTGAGCCAAGCGTTAAAGGTAACACGTCTCAGGGCGCTTTGAAAAATGCGAAAGTGGAAACGGGTCTTAATGTAATGGTACCGTTGTTCATCAACGAAGGCGATGTACTTTCCGTTGATACAGATGATGGAAAATACCTTTCCCGCGCAAGCAACTAA
- a CDS encoding 2-phosphosulfolactate phosphatase produces MHIEVVANIGEARSDEFLHKTVIVVDVLRATSTIITALMNDCKAIVPVETVLKAKELFREGDLLGGERFCKKIPGFDFGNSPLEYTKAAVQGKRIILTTTNGTRGIQKAMKADHVIAGALLNSRACAKAAIDFKRDTVILCAGTQDVFSLEDGLCAGLILEELSIMLGDKNMAVNDFGMAMRGCYLQSKDTLYETILSCNNGKKMNKSGFQADLALCSKANTTDLVPVLERDQMVLFNH; encoded by the coding sequence ATGCATATCGAGGTTGTCGCCAACATCGGCGAAGCTAGAAGTGACGAATTTCTCCATAAAACCGTCATAGTCGTTGATGTTTTACGTGCAACTAGCACGATCATCACCGCATTAATGAACGATTGCAAAGCCATTGTTCCTGTCGAAACGGTTCTGAAGGCAAAAGAGTTATTTCGAGAAGGTGATTTGCTTGGAGGCGAACGTTTTTGCAAAAAGATTCCTGGTTTCGATTTCGGTAATTCGCCACTGGAATACACAAAAGCAGCCGTCCAAGGCAAGCGAATTATTCTCACAACCACAAATGGAACAAGAGGCATTCAGAAAGCGATGAAAGCCGATCACGTTATAGCGGGAGCTCTATTGAATAGCAGAGCCTGTGCGAAAGCCGCGATTGATTTCAAAAGGGACACCGTTATTTTGTGTGCAGGTACTCAAGATGTTTTCTCATTGGAAGATGGGCTTTGCGCAGGTCTAATCCTTGAGGAATTGTCAATTATGCTCGGTGACAAAAATATGGCAGTCAATGATTTCGGCATGGCTATGCGAGGGTGTTATCTGCAATCGAAGGATACGTTGTATGAAACCATATTAAGCTGCAATAATGGAAAGAAAATGAATAAGTCTGGTTTCCAGGCTGATTTGGCTTTGTGCTCAAAAGCGAATACCACAGATCTTGTCCCCGTCTTGGAACGAGATCAGATGGTACTGTTCAACCACTGA
- a CDS encoding aspartate kinase, whose product MSLIVMKFGGSSVGDAERMKRVAKRIVERKQAGHSCVVVVSAMGDTTDDLIDLSKQIYDGAPPAREMDMLLTTGEQVSVALLSMAIHNLGEQAVSYTGWQSGIYTEPVHGKARITDIQPHRVLKALEQGNVVIVAGFQGMTEAGEITTLGRGGSDTTAVALAAAIKADLCEIYTDVDGIYSTDPRIVKVARKLNEISYDEMLELANLGAAVLHPRAVEYAKNYNVTLVVRSSFTYNEGTNVKEEAVMEQGIVVRGIAYDKNVARISILGVPEKPGQLAKVFIALAEEQIDVDIIVQSGVISGSADFSFTTSLADREKALTVLEQIRRDIGYREVTSEVNLVKVSIVGAGMVSTPGVAATMFKVISDLGISISLVSTSEIKMSCVVDNTNLTEVIRALHTAYGLDTTEQAFVGGPEDRR is encoded by the coding sequence TTGTCTCTTATAGTGATGAAATTTGGCGGAAGCTCTGTCGGTGATGCAGAGCGAATGAAGCGTGTTGCAAAAAGAATCGTTGAGCGCAAACAAGCAGGACATAGCTGCGTTGTTGTCGTTTCAGCGATGGGAGATACAACGGATGATTTGATCGACCTGTCTAAGCAAATTTACGATGGAGCCCCTCCGGCTCGTGAAATGGATATGCTGTTAACGACAGGAGAGCAGGTATCGGTAGCTCTCTTATCGATGGCGATACATAATTTGGGAGAGCAGGCGGTATCTTATACCGGTTGGCAAAGTGGTATTTATACGGAACCGGTTCATGGTAAGGCAAGAATTACGGATATTCAGCCGCACCGTGTTCTGAAGGCTCTAGAACAAGGCAATGTCGTCATCGTAGCCGGCTTCCAAGGGATGACCGAAGCAGGTGAGATTACCACACTAGGCCGCGGCGGGTCAGATACAACAGCTGTGGCGCTAGCTGCAGCAATTAAAGCAGATCTATGTGAGATTTATACCGATGTAGACGGGATTTATTCGACAGATCCGCGTATCGTGAAGGTAGCGAGAAAGCTAAATGAGATTTCCTATGATGAGATGCTGGAGCTGGCTAATTTAGGGGCTGCTGTTCTGCACCCAAGAGCTGTAGAATATGCCAAAAATTATAACGTTACCTTAGTGGTGCGTTCCAGCTTTACTTACAATGAAGGTACCAACGTGAAGGAGGAAGCAGTGATGGAGCAAGGAATCGTCGTTCGAGGCATCGCTTACGATAAAAATGTGGCAAGAATTAGTATTCTGGGTGTACCTGAGAAACCGGGACAGCTGGCGAAAGTGTTTATTGCGCTTGCCGAAGAGCAAATTGATGTCGACATCATCGTACAAAGCGGTGTGATCAGCGGCTCGGCTGATTTCTCTTTCACAACAAGCCTTGCAGATCGTGAAAAAGCATTGACCGTACTTGAACAAATTCGCCGTGACATCGGATATCGTGAAGTGACTTCTGAAGTGAACCTTGTGAAAGTATCCATTGTTGGCGCTGGGATGGTAAGCACACCGGGCGTAGCTGCAACGATGTTCAAAGTGATTTCTGATCTTGGTATCTCTATTTCGTTAGTTAGTACATCCGAGATTAAAATGTCGTGTGTCGTTGACAACACGAACCTAACCGAAGTTATCCGTGCTTTACACACAGCGTATGGCTTGGACACTACCGAGCAAGCGTTTGTTGGTGGACCAGAAGATCGCAGATAA
- a CDS encoding DUF441 domain-containing protein codes for MNGDLLLVILIIIGLIGRSPIITTAACILLAIKLIGLDRFFPTMERRGLELGLLFLTIGVLVPFASERISLKDILSVFTTWPGIIALLGGAIATYMNGKGLELLKLDPQLIVGLVIGSIFGIIFMRGIPVGPLMAAGITAFLLKLAYFIADKIG; via the coding sequence ATGAATGGCGATTTGCTCTTAGTTATTCTCATTATTATTGGACTCATTGGCCGATCACCCATTATTACGACCGCTGCTTGTATTTTACTTGCGATTAAGCTTATTGGGTTAGACCGTTTTTTCCCTACGATGGAGCGCAGAGGTTTAGAACTCGGGTTGTTGTTCTTAACGATTGGGGTGCTGGTCCCCTTTGCCAGCGAGCGCATCTCCTTGAAGGATATCCTGTCAGTATTCACCACTTGGCCGGGCATCATCGCACTACTTGGCGGAGCTATTGCTACCTATATGAATGGAAAAGGGTTGGAACTGCTAAAATTAGACCCACAATTAATTGTGGGTCTTGTGATTGGTTCTATATTTGGCATTATATTTATGCGCGGCATTCCGGTTGGCCCCTTAATGGCAGCCGGAATAACGGCTTTTTTATTAAAGCTAGCTTATTTCATTGCGGATAAAATCGGTTAA
- a CDS encoding metal ABC transporter permease, with protein sequence MDIFTEYFFQRALIGGILIGLTAPLMGVFLVLRRLSMIGDTLAHVSIAGVALGFLINVYPLGVGLVFALLASFAIERLRKAYKTYAELSIAIIMSGGVALATLLFTIGKGFNMNVMSYLFGSIYTLDSTDLWVVFTVCVLVVGVIAAHFKEFFLMFFDEDAASVSGLPLKYYNMMITMLTALVISVAIKIVGALLVSSLLTIPVACSLLIARSFKHSVFLAILFSEIAVVIGLVVAGVWDLAPGGTVVLTLIAILIGIILKKGLRI encoded by the coding sequence TTGGACATTTTTACGGAATACTTTTTTCAACGAGCTTTAATTGGTGGCATATTGATTGGGCTTACAGCGCCTCTTATGGGCGTTTTTCTTGTCCTTCGACGGTTGTCTATGATTGGCGATACGCTTGCGCATGTTTCAATTGCAGGAGTTGCTCTTGGATTTCTCATTAATGTGTATCCTTTGGGTGTTGGCCTCGTGTTCGCTTTGCTTGCATCGTTTGCCATTGAACGTTTGCGCAAAGCCTACAAGACTTACGCAGAGCTTTCCATAGCCATTATTATGTCAGGCGGCGTTGCGCTGGCGACTCTCCTTTTTACGATTGGCAAAGGCTTTAATATGAACGTTATGAGTTATTTATTCGGCAGTATTTATACATTGGATTCAACGGATTTATGGGTTGTTTTTACTGTTTGTGTACTCGTTGTTGGTGTAATCGCGGCTCATTTCAAAGAGTTCTTCCTGATGTTCTTTGATGAAGATGCAGCGAGTGTAAGTGGACTTCCGCTTAAATATTATAATATGATGATTACAATGCTGACGGCCCTTGTGATTTCAGTCGCTATCAAAATTGTTGGAGCATTGCTCGTTTCCTCGCTATTAACCATTCCGGTAGCGTGCAGTTTATTGATCGCTCGGAGCTTTAAACACTCGGTTTTTTTAGCAATATTATTTTCTGAAATTGCTGTTGTCATTGGGCTTGTTGTTGCAGGAGTATGGGATCTTGCTCCGGGTGGAACGGTAGTACTCACGCTTATAGCGATACTGATCGGGATCATTTTGAAAAAAGGATTGAGGATTTAA
- a CDS encoding cytochrome c biogenesis CcdA family protein translates to MDSVNLWIALWAGIASFISPCCLPLYPSYLSYITGISVSELKSGESSSAVRRQTMLHTLSFIVGFSIIFYALGLTAGFLGNFFIDYRDLLRQIAALLIFIMGLFLLGIFQPQWLMKERKFNIKFRPAGYIGSVLVGMGFAAGWSPCVGPILSAILALATTEPGTWFQLTTAYSLGFAIPFFVLSFFIGSTKWILRYSNLIMKIGGGLMIVIAVLLYTGKMTQITLWLNSITPDWLKF, encoded by the coding sequence ATGGATTCTGTTAATTTATGGATAGCTTTATGGGCGGGAATTGCTTCCTTCATATCACCTTGTTGTTTGCCCTTATATCCTTCTTATCTTTCTTACATAACAGGCATTTCAGTTAGTGAATTGAAATCTGGGGAATCTTCTTCAGCCGTTCGGCGTCAAACAATGCTACATACGTTAAGTTTTATCGTTGGGTTTTCGATCATTTTTTATGCGTTAGGCTTAACAGCGGGTTTCCTAGGTAATTTTTTCATCGATTATCGTGATTTGCTTCGACAAATAGCAGCTTTATTAATTTTCATCATGGGATTGTTCCTGCTTGGCATTTTTCAGCCTCAATGGTTAATGAAGGAACGTAAATTCAATATCAAGTTTCGTCCTGCTGGATATATTGGTTCAGTGCTTGTTGGAATGGGGTTTGCAGCAGGGTGGTCCCCTTGTGTTGGACCGATTCTGTCCGCGATCCTTGCACTGGCTACAACGGAACCTGGAACATGGTTTCAATTAACGACAGCTTATTCCCTTGGTTTTGCGATTCCATTTTTTGTACTTTCTTTTTTTATTGGATCTACGAAATGGATATTACGCTATTCAAACCTGATTATGAAAATAGGAGGGGGCTTGATGATCGTCATTGCGGTTCTGCTCTATACAGGCAAAATGACGCAAATCACGCTTTGGTTAAACTCCATAACCCCCGATTGGTTAAAGTTCTAG
- a CDS encoding M24 family metallopeptidase, with translation MQEKRIERLRKVMQQQDLPAILITNAYNRTYVSGFTGSSGYVLITLDRALLLTDFRYMTQAPQQAKLFEVVEHKAKAIETVKELLQQQGITKLGFEQVDVSYGDFLSYQEGLAGIELVPTSRVVELIRMVKDEAELQIMQEAADLADQTFSHILSFIKPGVREIDIALEIEMFIRKNGGTSTSFESIVASGERSALPHGKASDRVLQINEFVKLDFGAYYKGYCSDITRTVMLGKPTDKHKEIYDIVLEAQLNCLANLKPGITGREGDAFARDVIVKHGYGDYFGHGTGHGLGMEVHESPRLSKTEDMILTPGMVVTVEPGIYLPNFGGVRIEDDAVITDTGIKILTNSTKDFLIID, from the coding sequence ATGCAGGAGAAACGTATTGAACGTCTTCGCAAGGTTATGCAACAGCAAGATTTACCGGCAATACTCATCACGAATGCATACAACCGTACATATGTATCTGGTTTCACTGGTTCTTCAGGCTATGTTCTTATAACGTTAGACCGTGCCTTATTGTTAACTGATTTTCGTTATATGACGCAGGCGCCTCAGCAAGCTAAGTTATTTGAAGTTGTTGAGCACAAAGCTAAAGCAATCGAGACAGTGAAGGAACTCTTGCAGCAGCAAGGGATCACGAAGCTTGGTTTCGAGCAAGTGGATGTATCCTATGGCGATTTCCTAAGCTACCAAGAAGGATTAGCGGGTATCGAATTGGTGCCTACATCACGCGTTGTTGAGTTGATTCGTATGGTTAAAGATGAGGCGGAATTACAGATCATGCAAGAGGCCGCCGATCTAGCCGATCAAACATTCTCACACATTCTGTCTTTCATCAAGCCGGGTGTTAGGGAGATTGATATTGCCCTTGAGATCGAGATGTTTATTCGCAAAAATGGGGGGACTTCTACATCTTTTGAATCAATTGTAGCCTCTGGAGAACGATCTGCGCTTCCTCATGGCAAAGCAAGTGATCGCGTGCTCCAAATAAACGAATTTGTCAAATTAGATTTTGGAGCGTATTATAAAGGGTATTGCTCAGATATCACTAGAACGGTTATGCTAGGTAAGCCGACAGACAAGCACAAAGAAATTTATGACATTGTACTGGAAGCTCAATTAAACTGTTTAGCCAATCTCAAACCAGGTATCACTGGCAGAGAAGGCGATGCTTTTGCACGTGATGTTATCGTAAAGCATGGCTATGGCGATTACTTCGGTCATGGTACCGGGCATGGTTTAGGCATGGAGGTTCATGAATCTCCGCGTTTGTCGAAAACCGAGGATATGATTTTAACACCTGGTATGGTGGTTACGGTTGAACCCGGCATTTATCTCCCCAACTTTGGCGGAGTTCGAATTGAGGATGACGCAGTAATTACTGACACCGGCATTAAAATACTCACAAATTCTACCAAAGATTTTCTTATTATTGACTAG
- the splB gene encoding spore photoproduct lyase gives MSTELLSRPVPSSAFFVPELVYFEPDAMNYPKGQHIYEWAKQQGLEIHKTTSHNQIRDLPGDSELKKYRIAKRTLVVGIRKTLKFESSKPSAEYAIPIATGCMGHCHYCYLQTTMGAKPYIRIYVNMDDILEAAKHYIEEREPEITRFEAACTSDPVGLEHISGSLKQLIEFMGKQENGRLRFVTKYHHVEPLLDAKHNKHTRFRFSVNADYVIKNFEPGTSKFHERIEAAGKVARAGYPLGFIIAPIIWHEGWEEGYSTLLERLYKELPVDATKDLSFEMIQHRFTRTAKNIIEKRYPKTKLEMDEEKRKYKWGKYGKGKYVYKDEQANALREFITEQIFDKFPDAKIEYFT, from the coding sequence ATGTCAACTGAATTGCTCTCCAGACCCGTACCAAGCTCAGCTTTTTTCGTTCCGGAGCTTGTTTATTTTGAACCTGACGCGATGAATTATCCTAAGGGACAACACATATATGAATGGGCCAAACAGCAAGGCTTAGAGATTCATAAGACGACCTCACACAATCAAATTCGTGATTTGCCAGGTGATTCGGAACTCAAAAAGTATCGAATTGCGAAACGCACACTTGTCGTTGGTATTCGAAAAACTCTCAAATTTGAATCTTCTAAACCTTCTGCGGAATATGCAATTCCTATTGCTACAGGCTGTATGGGACATTGCCATTACTGTTATCTCCAAACGACAATGGGAGCCAAGCCTTATATACGTATCTATGTGAATATGGACGATATCCTTGAAGCCGCTAAACATTATATTGAAGAGCGAGAACCGGAAATCACCCGCTTTGAAGCCGCTTGTACCTCTGACCCCGTTGGGCTGGAGCATATCTCAGGCTCATTAAAGCAATTAATTGAGTTTATGGGGAAGCAGGAGAACGGTCGTCTGCGTTTTGTAACCAAATACCATCACGTAGAACCTTTGTTAGATGCCAAACACAACAAACATACACGGTTTCGTTTTAGTGTGAATGCAGACTATGTCATTAAAAACTTCGAACCTGGCACTTCCAAGTTTCATGAACGAATCGAAGCCGCAGGTAAAGTAGCACGTGCAGGTTATCCACTTGGCTTTATTATTGCACCAATCATTTGGCATGAAGGATGGGAAGAAGGCTATAGTACTTTGCTTGAACGGCTTTATAAAGAACTCCCTGTAGATGCGACGAAAGATTTATCCTTTGAAATGATACAGCATCGTTTCACGAGAACAGCCAAAAATATCATTGAAAAAAGATATCCAAAAACGAAACTGGAAATGGACGAAGAAAAACGAAAGTACAAGTGGGGGAAATACGGGAAAGGAAAATATGTGTACAAAGATGAACAAGCAAACGCATTAAGGGAATTTATCACAGAACAAATCTTTGATAAATTCCCTGATGCGAAGATCGAATATTTCACGTAA